One genomic window of Coregonus clupeaformis isolate EN_2021a chromosome 12, ASM2061545v1, whole genome shotgun sequence includes the following:
- the LOC123492081 gene encoding synaptoporin-like, giving the protein MLSTNELVSVGTFQVLKLPLGFIRVLEWLFSIFAFATCGGYSGQLRVSVDCQLDKASSNLSIGIDFAYPFRLHQVTFEAPLCEGRRRERLFLIGDYTSSAEFFVTIAVFAFLYSFMATIVYIFFQSKYRENNRGPLIDFIVTVVFSFMWLVSSSAWAKALSDIKVSTDPDEVQELMSACKVMTNKCGSVQGPRWSGLNTSVVFGFLNFVLWAGNIWFVFKETGWHKGGPARYAGAPPEKQAETFNQQQPYNQGSIDQSGGYSAQGDLEQVSEYSPVGGPTSYSNQM; this is encoded by the exons CTTTTTTCCATTTTTGCATTTGCAACATGTGGAGGCTACAGTGGACAGCTGCGGGTTAGTGTGGACTGCCAGCTTGACAAGGCCAGCAGCAACCTCAGTATTGGCATCGATTTTGCCTATCCTTTTAG GTTGCACCAGGTGACCTTCGAGGCTCCGCTgtgtgaggggaggaggagggagaggctcTTCCTCATTGGGGACTACACTTCCTCGGCTGAGTTTTTCGTCACCATCGCTGTGTTTGCCTTCCTCTACTCCTTCATGGCCACCATAGTCTACATCTTCTTCCAGAGCAAGTACCGCGAGAACAACCGAGGCCCTCTTATC GACTTTATAGTGACCGTGGTGTTCTCCTTCATGTGGCTGGTCAGTTCTTCAGCCTGGGCTAAAGCCCTGTCGGACATCAAGGTGTCCACAGACCCAGATGAGGTGCAGGAGCTGATGTCTGCCTGTAAGGTCATGACCAACAAGTGTGGCTCAGTGCAAGGACCCCGCTGGTCAGGCCTCAATACCTCTGTG GTGTTTGGCTTCCTAAACTTTGTCCTGTGGGCAGGAAACATCTGGTTTGTCTTCAAGGAGACTGGCTGGCATAAAGGAGGACCAGCTCGGTACGCTGGAGCGCCTCCCGAAAAACAGGCTGAGACATTCAACCAGCAGCAGCCCTACAACCAGGGCAGTATTGACCAGTCAGGAGGCTACAGCGCCCAGGGAGACCTGGAGCAGGTGTCAGAATACAGTCCTGTGGGAGGACCCACCTCCTACTCCAATCAGATGTAG